A single genomic interval of Myxococcus xanthus harbors:
- a CDS encoding GAF domain-containing protein, translated as MNVPGKNVGAAVDRMSRALERLSAAPPVVAVLEELLCQASATLGASGAFLCWWGGTGDLSTLTTHGVDAEAAAIWAQQLLAQAPAPGEPRLPRVVEDVSRDALLASEPDALRRLGATALLSQPLFFASGMGAAGVLGVLFREAWQPREEDLRRFGLSVKLAALALERERMAETLRQSVLSARAEVEESEVLRLRRFQAVTEALGGALSSDEVARVVLEQGLPAVGADVGLVHLVEPDGTLALKAALGVSNAQREALRVPPWRIGGVPGHGAGAPVRLETPAAARDVVLVLGAPVWLETSAAARDVVPVLGAPVWLETPAAVRDVVPSLGALPALVLLPLQVEGHAFGTLCLGFSEARRFSVLERASITGLGHACGQALERARLYARERTARLQAEAAGQRLRLLADASALVSASLDWEETVAGVARLALGHFADGCAVDSYEDGVVRRLAVLYENPQSAPRGLELLRFAPQEGSPTLLAEVLASGRPWMMARPTAEPGDTRTAAARLYAAARELGVGSLILTPLVARQRTLGVLTFMRSETSAPFDIPDLSLAEELAGRAALAIDNADLFRKARAAEEESRRGAARLHVLVQVSHLIAEAGLDLSMVLEVLVRKVSEALGDACVLQLLSEDTTRLELVTVHHPNAEARAVLDASMRRCPGRVGEGLSGRVAATGQPLFVPRLQAEDLRDERVPEGMPFLRHYGPHSVIVVPLGVRGRVLGTLGVMREAQGREYSVEERALLESLAARAALAIEDARRYGAATQAVKARDELLSVAGHELKSPLNALQLQIHLLARMAREAMAVDGLAERAERAAKAGQRLGLLIDDLLDVSRLSSGRLGLKREEVDLAALTRELVGRMSEELALAGNEVRLLLDRPVSGHWDRLRLEQVLVNLLTNAAKYGAGRPVTVEVEAVGPVARLSVRDEGIGVSPEEQERIFEQFERSASVQHFKGLGLGLWITKRIVEAHGGSIRLTSEPGKGSTFTVELPLPA; from the coding sequence ATGAATGTGCCCGGAAAAAACGTGGGAGCCGCGGTGGACCGCATGTCGCGGGCCCTGGAGCGGCTGTCCGCAGCACCGCCGGTGGTGGCGGTGCTGGAGGAATTGCTTTGCCAGGCGTCCGCCACGCTGGGGGCTTCGGGTGCCTTCCTGTGCTGGTGGGGCGGGACGGGCGACTTGAGCACGCTCACCACGCACGGTGTGGATGCGGAGGCGGCCGCCATCTGGGCTCAGCAACTGCTGGCCCAGGCGCCCGCGCCGGGTGAGCCTCGGCTGCCCCGGGTGGTGGAGGACGTGTCGCGAGACGCGCTGCTGGCCTCCGAGCCGGACGCCCTGCGGCGCCTGGGGGCCACGGCCTTGCTGTCCCAGCCGCTCTTCTTCGCCTCCGGCATGGGCGCCGCCGGTGTGCTGGGCGTGCTCTTCCGCGAGGCGTGGCAGCCACGGGAGGAGGACCTGCGGCGCTTCGGCCTCTCGGTGAAGCTGGCGGCGCTGGCGCTGGAGCGCGAGCGCATGGCGGAGACGCTGCGCCAGTCCGTGCTGTCCGCGCGAGCGGAGGTGGAGGAGTCGGAGGTGCTGCGGCTGCGCCGCTTCCAGGCGGTGACGGAGGCCTTGGGCGGCGCGCTGTCCTCGGACGAGGTGGCGCGCGTGGTGCTGGAGCAGGGGCTTCCCGCGGTGGGCGCCGACGTGGGCCTGGTGCACCTGGTGGAGCCGGACGGGACGCTGGCGTTGAAGGCCGCGCTGGGGGTGTCCAACGCGCAGCGGGAGGCGCTCCGGGTGCCGCCCTGGCGAATCGGTGGTGTGCCGGGGCACGGCGCGGGGGCACCCGTGCGGCTGGAGACGCCCGCCGCGGCGCGAGACGTGGTGCTCGTGCTCGGGGCGCCGGTGTGGCTGGAGACGTCCGCCGCGGCGCGAGATGTGGTGCCCGTGCTCGGGGCGCCGGTGTGGCTGGAGACGCCCGCCGCGGTGCGGGACGTGGTGCCCTCGCTGGGGGCACTGCCCGCGCTGGTGCTGCTGCCCTTGCAGGTGGAAGGGCATGCCTTTGGCACGTTGTGCCTCGGCTTCTCGGAGGCGCGGCGCTTCTCGGTGCTGGAGCGGGCGTCCATCACCGGTCTGGGGCATGCGTGTGGCCAGGCGCTGGAGCGCGCGCGGCTGTACGCGCGGGAGCGCACCGCGCGGCTTCAGGCGGAGGCGGCCGGACAGCGCCTGCGGCTCCTGGCGGACGCGAGCGCGCTCGTGTCGGCGTCGCTGGACTGGGAGGAGACGGTGGCGGGCGTGGCGCGGCTGGCGCTGGGGCACTTCGCGGATGGCTGCGCGGTGGATTCGTACGAGGACGGCGTGGTGCGGCGGCTGGCCGTGCTCTATGAGAATCCACAATCGGCGCCGCGCGGGTTGGAGCTCCTGCGCTTCGCTCCGCAGGAAGGCAGCCCTACGTTGCTGGCGGAGGTGCTCGCCTCGGGGCGCCCGTGGATGATGGCGCGCCCCACCGCGGAGCCCGGGGACACCCGTACGGCGGCGGCACGGCTGTACGCGGCCGCGCGCGAGCTGGGCGTGGGCTCGCTCATCCTGACGCCGCTGGTGGCGCGGCAGCGCACGCTGGGGGTGCTCACCTTCATGCGGAGCGAGACGTCCGCGCCCTTCGACATCCCGGACCTGTCCCTGGCCGAGGAGCTGGCGGGGCGCGCGGCGCTGGCCATCGACAACGCGGACCTGTTCCGCAAGGCGCGCGCGGCGGAGGAGGAGAGCCGGCGCGGGGCGGCGCGGCTCCACGTCCTGGTGCAGGTCAGCCACCTCATCGCGGAGGCGGGGTTGGACCTGTCCATGGTGCTGGAGGTGCTGGTGCGCAAGGTGTCGGAGGCGCTCGGAGACGCGTGCGTGCTCCAACTGCTCTCCGAGGACACGACGCGCTTGGAGCTGGTGACGGTGCACCATCCCAACGCGGAGGCCCGCGCGGTGCTGGACGCATCCATGCGGCGCTGTCCGGGGCGGGTGGGAGAAGGGCTGTCGGGCCGGGTGGCGGCGACGGGGCAGCCGCTCTTCGTCCCGCGCCTTCAGGCCGAGGACCTGCGCGATGAGCGCGTGCCGGAGGGCATGCCCTTCCTCCGGCACTATGGGCCCCACAGCGTCATCGTCGTCCCGCTGGGCGTGCGCGGCCGGGTGCTGGGCACCCTGGGGGTGATGCGCGAGGCGCAGGGCCGCGAGTATTCGGTGGAGGAGCGCGCGCTACTGGAGAGCCTGGCGGCGCGCGCGGCGCTGGCCATTGAAGACGCGCGGCGATACGGCGCGGCCACGCAGGCGGTGAAGGCGCGGGACGAGCTGCTGTCGGTGGCGGGGCACGAGCTGAAGTCGCCGCTGAACGCGCTCCAACTCCAGATTCACCTGCTGGCGCGCATGGCCCGCGAGGCGATGGCCGTGGACGGGCTGGCGGAGCGCGCGGAGCGGGCGGCGAAGGCGGGCCAGCGGCTGGGGCTGCTCATCGATGACCTGCTGGATGTCTCGCGCCTCAGCTCGGGGCGGCTGGGGCTGAAGCGTGAAGAGGTGGACCTGGCGGCGCTGACGCGCGAGCTGGTGGGCCGCATGTCCGAGGAGCTGGCGCTGGCGGGCAACGAGGTGCGGCTGCTGCTGGACAGGCCGGTGTCGGGGCACTGGGACCGGCTGCGGCTGGAGCAGGTGCTGGTGAACCTGCTCACCAACGCGGCGAAGTACGGCGCGGGCCGGCCGGTGACGGTGGAGGTGGAGGCGGTGGGCCCGGTGGCGCGGCTGTCCGTGCGCGACGAGGGCATCGGCGTGTCGCCGGAGGAGCAGGAGCGCATCTTCGAGCAGTTCGAGCGCTCCGCGTCGGTGCAGCACTTCAAGGGCCTGGGCCTGGGCTTGTGGATTACCAAGCGCATCGTCGAGGCCCACGGCGGCAGCATCCGCCTGACGAGCGAGCCGGGCAAGGGCTCCACCTTCACCGTGGAGCTGCCCTTGCCGGCTTGA
- a CDS encoding OmpA family protein, which translates to MMKTRALHRLALLAAAVLAVAAPGCRHAPPLDPGLDADGDGVLNGEDACPTVRGLARLQGCPAKDTDGDGVEDALDKCPRHAGPASREGCPIRDSDEDGVEDAKDACPRVFGLLERQGCPVDDPDRDGVEGAADKCPDEPGPASREGCPIRDADGDGVPDEEDACPDEEGLPSLRGCPERDVDGDGVADHRDNCPRERGAVDNQGCPAARKQRVVIRPDRLELLERITFAPGTAALQPRVQPALDNVADVLLVHPRLGVIAIEGHTDNRGDPDVQREVTLARAEAVRDYLVERGVPPDRLEAWGFGPDKPVESNETAQGREANRRLDLRVVAPRGRP; encoded by the coding sequence ATGATGAAGACGCGCGCACTCCACCGACTGGCCTTGCTCGCCGCCGCCGTGCTGGCCGTGGCCGCCCCGGGCTGCCGGCACGCGCCCCCGCTCGACCCGGGCCTGGACGCGGATGGCGACGGCGTCCTCAATGGGGAGGATGCCTGCCCCACCGTGCGCGGGCTCGCGCGGCTCCAGGGCTGCCCCGCGAAGGACACGGACGGCGACGGCGTGGAGGACGCGTTGGACAAGTGTCCGCGTCACGCCGGGCCCGCGTCGCGGGAGGGCTGCCCCATCCGCGACTCGGACGAGGACGGCGTGGAGGACGCGAAGGACGCCTGCCCGCGGGTGTTCGGCCTGCTGGAGCGGCAGGGCTGTCCCGTCGACGACCCGGACCGCGACGGGGTGGAGGGCGCGGCGGACAAGTGCCCGGACGAGCCCGGACCCGCCTCGCGCGAGGGGTGCCCCATCCGTGACGCGGACGGGGATGGCGTACCGGATGAAGAGGACGCCTGCCCCGACGAGGAGGGACTGCCCTCGCTGCGCGGCTGCCCGGAGCGGGACGTGGACGGCGACGGCGTGGCGGACCACCGGGACAATTGCCCGCGAGAGCGGGGCGCGGTGGACAACCAGGGTTGCCCGGCGGCGCGCAAGCAGCGCGTCGTCATCCGCCCGGACCGGCTGGAGCTGTTGGAGCGCATCACCTTCGCGCCCGGCACCGCCGCTCTCCAGCCGCGGGTCCAGCCGGCGCTCGACAACGTGGCAGACGTCCTGCTGGTGCACCCGCGGCTGGGTGTCATCGCCATCGAGGGCCACACGGACAACCGCGGGGACCCGGACGTGCAGCGGGAGGTGACGCTGGCGCGCGCGGAGGCGGTGCGGGACTACCTGGTGGAGCGGGGTGTCCCGCCAGACCGGCTGGAGGCGTGGGGATTCGGCCCGGACAAGCCCGTCGAGTCGAATGAGACTGCCCAGGGACGCGAGGCCAACCGCCGTCTGGACCTCCGGGTGGTGGCGCCGCGCGGACGGCCGTAA